In Leptolyngbya sp. CCY15150, one DNA window encodes the following:
- a CDS encoding ABC transporter ATP-binding protein codes for MGEPVIELKGVSKSFGKDHVVLDHVDLTIYRGQALGIIGPSGTGKSTILRIIAGLLAPDSGEIYIQGQRREGLVGDYHDPIGIGMVFQQAALFDSLTVDENVGFLLYQHSKLPRDRIRHLVDECLEMVGLPGTGDRLPAELSGGMRKRVSFARAIITNPERPAESPEILLYDEPTAGLDPIASTVIEDLIRQLQGRSGSSTYVMVTHQDSTIRRTTDRIVFLYQGKVQWQGLVQDIDTTDQPLVRQFFSGSVEGPIQVG; via the coding sequence GTGGGTGAACCTGTTATTGAGCTAAAAGGCGTCAGCAAGTCCTTTGGCAAGGATCACGTCGTTTTAGACCATGTAGACCTAACGATTTACCGGGGGCAGGCCCTGGGAATTATTGGCCCCTCCGGAACCGGAAAATCGACCATCCTGCGGATTATTGCGGGTCTGCTAGCGCCCGACTCTGGCGAGATCTATATCCAAGGGCAGCGGCGGGAAGGCCTGGTGGGTGATTACCACGATCCCATCGGTATCGGTATGGTCTTTCAGCAAGCCGCCCTGTTTGACTCCCTCACCGTGGATGAAAACGTTGGCTTCTTGCTCTACCAACATTCCAAATTGCCCCGCGATCGCATTCGCCATCTGGTTGATGAATGCTTAGAGATGGTAGGGTTGCCCGGCACCGGCGATCGCTTACCGGCAGAACTGTCCGGCGGGATGCGCAAACGGGTGAGCTTTGCCCGCGCCATTATTACCAACCCAGAACGCCCGGCAGAATCCCCAGAAATCTTGCTGTATGATGAACCCACCGCTGGTCTGGATCCAATCGCCTCCACGGTGATTGAAGATCTGATTCGTCAACTCCAAGGGCGATCGGGCAGCAGCACCTACGTCATGGTCACCCACCAAGACAGCACCATTCGCCGCACCACCGATCGCATTGTGTTTCTCTATCAAGGCAAGGTGCAATGGCAGGGGCTCGTGCAAGATATTGACACCACGGATCAGCCTCTCGTGCGCCAGTTCTTCAGCGGTAGTGTTGAGGGGCCCATCCAAGTGGGGTAG
- a CDS encoding MlaD family protein, with protein MRSRTLREGSVGLLILVGLALFGGLAFWIQGLNLGRRSYQANITFDNVAGMRPGAPVRYRGVVVGKIQDVQTASNAAEAIIQIDSNRLIIPKDVIVEANQVGLIGETSIDIFPQVLLPEAVTEEADPLAADCDTQLILCNGDRLNGAVGVSYDTLIRSTTEIADLLTETGFFDELRELTRNSADAAEGVSELTREFASLSRTLEGELGALTASAISTTDAVGQAATELSITSRQVNELIDTNRSTLVLTLENINETSLQLRRVVDNLSPAIENGELVENLQILSENAVIASNNLRNFSDTVGSPENLLMIQQTLDSARATFQNAQKITSDLDELMGDPEFRNNLRDLVEGLSGLVSSTQELRDQAQFAQTLQSTKESLEAATPQPVAPSTPTVPATAAQSLPAVESRPEEDN; from the coding sequence ATGCGATCGAGAACGCTGCGAGAAGGCTCGGTGGGGTTGCTCATCTTAGTGGGACTGGCACTCTTTGGCGGTCTAGCATTTTGGATTCAAGGGCTAAACCTTGGTCGCCGCAGCTATCAAGCCAATATCACTTTTGATAATGTGGCGGGAATGCGTCCGGGGGCTCCCGTGCGCTATCGCGGCGTGGTGGTGGGCAAAATCCAAGATGTCCAAACAGCCTCCAATGCAGCGGAAGCGATCATTCAAATCGACTCTAACCGCTTAATTATTCCCAAGGATGTGATTGTTGAAGCCAATCAGGTGGGGCTCATTGGAGAAACCTCGATTGATATTTTTCCTCAGGTGCTGCTGCCCGAGGCCGTGACGGAAGAAGCCGATCCGCTAGCGGCAGATTGTGACACCCAGCTCATCTTGTGCAATGGCGATCGCCTTAATGGTGCAGTGGGTGTCAGCTACGATACCTTGATTCGCTCAACCACGGAAATTGCTGATTTGTTGACCGAGACTGGCTTCTTTGACGAACTGCGGGAATTGACCCGCAATTCTGCCGATGCTGCGGAAGGCGTCTCGGAACTCACCCGTGAATTTGCCAGCCTCAGCCGCACTCTGGAGGGTGAGTTAGGTGCTCTCACGGCCTCCGCCATCAGCACCACGGACGCTGTGGGACAGGCTGCGACAGAACTCAGCATCACCTCTCGTCAGGTGAATGAGCTGATTGACACCAACCGCAGCACCCTAGTGCTCACGTTAGAGAACATCAATGAGACCAGCCTCCAGCTTCGCCGGGTGGTTGACAATCTCAGTCCTGCGATTGAGAACGGAGAACTGGTGGAAAATCTGCAGATTCTGTCCGAAAATGCGGTGATCGCCTCCAATAACCTGCGCAACTTTTCCGATACGGTGGGTAGCCCAGAAAACTTACTGATGATCCAGCAGACCCTGGATTCTGCCCGGGCTACGTTCCAAAATGCTCAGAAAATTACCTCTGACCTCGATGAACTGATGGGCGATCCAGAATTTCGCAATAATTTGCGAGACTTGGTGGAGGGGTTGAGCGGGCTGGTGTCCTCAACTCAGGAGTTGCGCGATCAGGCCCAATTTGCGCAAACGCTGCAATCCACGAAGGAGTCTCTAGAGGCTGCCACTCCACAGCCAGTAGCTCCTTCTACGCCGACAGTTCCTGCCACGGCAGCCCAATCGCTTCCTGCCGTTGAGTCGCGTCCAGAGGAGGATAACTAG
- a CDS encoding DNA-3-methyladenine glycosylase encodes MLLPFSPSPLPPIAADWLARPSPAIAVDLLGCALVRQFENGSTLRSLIVETEAYAPDDPACHAYRRRTPRNAVMFGPAGYSYVYLIYGMYHCLNVVTDAEDVPSAVLIRAVQLQQEPPGDRSPQPLARLGAGPGKLCRALQIDRSHSGQPFAPGQPLWLEQRSPSLDQQISEGAIALHQTTRIGLTQGADIPWRWYIRDSVAVSKR; translated from the coding sequence GTGCTCCTACCCTTTAGCCCATCGCCCTTACCGCCTATTGCTGCTGACTGGTTAGCGCGACCCTCTCCAGCGATCGCCGTAGACCTGCTCGGCTGCGCCCTCGTGCGCCAGTTTGAGAACGGCTCCACCCTGCGCAGCCTGATTGTGGAAACCGAAGCCTATGCCCCCGATGATCCAGCCTGCCACGCCTACCGCCGCCGTACGCCGCGCAATGCCGTTATGTTTGGCCCGGCGGGCTACAGCTACGTGTACCTGATCTATGGCATGTACCATTGCCTGAATGTGGTCACCGATGCGGAAGATGTGCCCAGCGCGGTGCTCATTCGGGCCGTGCAGTTGCAGCAAGAACCCCCCGGCGATCGCTCCCCCCAACCCCTCGCCCGCCTTGGCGCGGGCCCAGGAAAACTCTGTCGCGCCCTGCAGATTGATCGTTCCCACTCAGGTCAACCCTTCGCGCCAGGGCAACCGCTTTGGCTAGAGCAGCGATCGCCTAGCTTAGACCAGCAGATTTCTGAAGGAGCGATCGCCCTGCATCAAACCACGCGCATTGGCCTAACCCAAGGAGCCGATATTCCCTGGCGGTGGTATATTCGCGACTCGGTAGCCGTGTCGAAGCGCTAG
- a CDS encoding choice-of-anchor I family protein: MVDIQLSVIGNYETGVFGQSAAEIPAYDPTTQRLFVVNAQSATIEVLDLSDPSQPVKLFDIDVSAFGNGGAANSVAVQNGIVAIAVENSDKQANGQVVFYAADGDGTTALSSVDVGALPDMLIFTPDGTKLLVANEGEPSDDYTVDPEGSVSIIDLSGGVANVTQTNVTTATFNAFDAQREDLIAAGVRIFGPNASTSQDFEPEYIAVSADSTTAWIALQENNAFAVLDLTTGQITDILPLGFKDHSLPGNGIDASDRDDSINIQPWPVFGMYQPDAIAAYSVGGQTFIVSANEGDARDYAGFAEESRIADLTLDATAFPNAVDLQSDEQLGRLTVTTTLGQNENGEYEALYAYGSRSFSIWDAQGNLVFDSGDDFEQITAAQLPNDFNANNDENGSFESRSDNKGPEPEGVTLGQINGRTYAFIGLERIGGVMVYDITDPSAAEFVEYINPRDFAGDAAAGMAGPLGPEGLVFISAQDSPTGFPLLVVSNEVSGSTTIFSINYNATDFATRGNDVLTGTPDADTINGLAGNDVILGLAGDDTLLGAAGSDRLFGDIGNDLLNGGAGNDILRGGDGNDRLIGAIGNDRLLGDAGNDTLEGGAGNDVLIGGAGRDTLIGGLGNDRLIGGASVDIFVIGRRAGRDIAFDFEQGTDRIGLSNGLSFGDLSLVQRGRNTLIRAGQENLLFVLGTSADDLGRRDFVAA, from the coding sequence ATGGTTGATATTCAACTCAGCGTGATTGGCAATTACGAAACCGGTGTATTTGGTCAATCTGCCGCAGAAATTCCAGCCTACGATCCCACAACTCAACGGCTGTTTGTTGTTAATGCTCAAAGTGCTACCATCGAAGTGCTTGATCTGAGTGATCCTAGTCAGCCAGTTAAGTTATTCGACATTGATGTGTCTGCATTTGGCAACGGTGGTGCTGCCAACAGTGTAGCGGTACAAAATGGCATCGTGGCGATCGCTGTCGAAAACTCCGACAAGCAAGCCAATGGTCAGGTTGTCTTCTATGCCGCTGATGGCGACGGCACCACGGCCCTCAGCAGTGTAGATGTGGGCGCACTGCCCGATATGCTCATCTTTACGCCGGATGGCACTAAGCTCTTGGTGGCCAACGAAGGTGAACCCAGTGATGACTACACTGTCGATCCGGAAGGCTCTGTTAGCATCATTGATCTCTCCGGCGGTGTTGCCAACGTCACCCAAACCAATGTCACTACGGCAACGTTTAATGCCTTTGATGCTCAGAGAGAAGACTTAATTGCGGCTGGTGTACGGATCTTTGGCCCCAATGCCAGTACCTCTCAAGATTTTGAGCCAGAATATATCGCCGTCTCCGCCGATTCCACCACAGCCTGGATTGCTCTGCAGGAAAACAATGCCTTTGCAGTTCTCGATCTAACCACAGGACAGATTACCGATATTCTGCCCTTGGGCTTTAAAGACCATAGCTTACCCGGTAATGGTATCGATGCCAGCGATCGCGATGACAGCATCAATATTCAACCCTGGCCAGTCTTTGGTATGTATCAGCCTGATGCGATCGCTGCCTATTCCGTGGGTGGCCAAACCTTCATCGTTAGTGCCAACGAAGGTGATGCTCGTGACTATGCTGGCTTTGCCGAAGAATCTCGAATCGCAGATCTTACCTTAGATGCGACGGCTTTCCCCAATGCTGTGGATCTGCAAAGCGATGAGCAATTGGGCCGCCTAACCGTCACCACGACTCTGGGGCAAAATGAAAATGGAGAGTATGAGGCTCTCTACGCCTACGGTTCCCGTTCCTTCTCCATTTGGGATGCTCAAGGCAATCTTGTGTTCGATAGCGGTGATGACTTCGAACAGATTACGGCGGCACAACTCCCCAATGACTTTAATGCCAACAATGACGAAAATGGTAGCTTCGAGAGCCGTAGCGACAACAAAGGGCCGGAGCCCGAAGGCGTAACCCTAGGGCAAATTAACGGACGCACCTACGCCTTTATCGGCCTAGAGCGCATTGGCGGTGTCATGGTGTATGACATCACTGACCCATCTGCAGCAGAATTTGTGGAGTATATTAACCCCCGTGACTTTGCAGGAGATGCCGCTGCAGGCATGGCTGGGCCGCTTGGGCCAGAAGGGTTGGTGTTTATCTCTGCTCAGGATAGCCCCACCGGTTTTCCCTTACTCGTGGTATCCAACGAAGTCAGCGGTAGCACCACCATTTTCAGCATCAACTACAATGCCACAGACTTTGCTACCCGAGGCAATGATGTACTCACCGGCACTCCTGATGCAGATACGATCAACGGACTGGCCGGTAATGACGTCATCTTGGGCCTAGCAGGGGATGATACTTTGCTGGGTGCGGCAGGGAGCGATCGCCTTTTTGGAGATATCGGTAACGACCTTCTCAATGGCGGTGCTGGTAATGACATCCTGCGGGGTGGTGACGGCAACGATCGCCTCATTGGTGCCATTGGCAACGATCGCCTCCTAGGCGATGCCGGCAATGACACACTAGAGGGAGGAGCAGGGAATGATGTCCTCATTGGCGGTGCTGGTCGCGATACCTTGATCGGTGGTCTTGGCAACGATCGCCTCATCGGTGGAGCCAGTGTCGATATCTTTGTGATTGGTCGCCGGGCTGGACGCGATATTGCGTTTGACTTTGAGCAAGGCACCGATCGCATTGGTCTATCCAATGGTCTGAGCTTTGGTGATCTTTCCTTGGTTCAGCGGGGTCGCAATACGCTGATTCGTGCAGGACAAGAAAACCTACTCTTTGTTCTTGGCACCAGTGCTGATGATCTCGGTCGTCGTGATTTTGTGGCGGCTTAG
- a CDS encoding MBL fold metallo-hydrolase codes for MLELECLPYAVGHATEGVCLLVRIGTYRILLDCGLQDVSLLKSHDGSLPPADVVLCSHAHQDHARGLLALHQAYPQLPIYASGVTAKLLPLNWPEEPEVPDFCQPLAWRSPFNLYPDLTVELWPAGHLPGAAAALITHKTPERDYTLIYTGDYLLSSSRLVDGLPLDELRGLRPDILITEGSYGTSRHPHRRQQENQLAERIHRAIANGQSVLLPTEPLGLGQELLMLLRSHHHFTGRDIDIWVDGMVAAGCDAYLTLMPYLPSTVQNFARHQPLFWDTRVRPRVRRWSQRDEHTGDDAWYQTPCIVITDDVERVLSSPQAATQRWLLLLTEQPGRSPQDLYPSLIEHMPSQFQSFIQSGQWLVDTYLLSEHCDGPGTAQLIHNLRPQHVIFVHGAPQYLTDLTGLDELQSRYHLHCPTANSLVELPIGEMFHQPAPPDIRYEGELTELETIIMVTLPENMTHDPRWQHLADTGLVEARWQGDELVLRGVSQRELLSQGTEAAALSGLECCENCRFFRKQRCSGQNSPLFGFKVTPEGYCPAFEPRS; via the coding sequence GTGCTTGAGCTAGAGTGCCTGCCCTATGCTGTGGGACACGCCACAGAAGGGGTTTGTCTGCTCGTCCGTATTGGCACCTATCGCATCTTGCTAGACTGTGGTCTGCAGGACGTTTCCCTGCTCAAAAGCCACGATGGTTCCCTGCCTCCAGCCGACGTGGTGCTCTGTAGCCATGCCCATCAAGACCATGCTCGGGGACTCTTGGCGCTGCACCAGGCCTATCCCCAGCTTCCCATCTATGCCAGCGGCGTCACCGCCAAGCTGCTGCCTCTCAATTGGCCCGAGGAGCCGGAGGTTCCTGATTTTTGCCAACCCCTAGCGTGGCGATCGCCCTTTAATCTCTACCCCGATCTCACGGTTGAACTCTGGCCCGCCGGCCATCTCCCCGGTGCTGCTGCTGCTCTGATTACCCACAAAACCCCCGAGCGCGATTACACCCTCATCTACACCGGGGATTATCTACTCTCCAGTTCCCGTCTCGTAGATGGGTTGCCCTTGGATGAACTGCGGGGACTGCGCCCCGATATTTTGATTACCGAAGGTAGCTATGGCACCTCTCGCCATCCCCACCGCCGCCAGCAGGAAAATCAACTGGCCGAACGCATCCATCGAGCGATCGCCAACGGTCAATCGGTTCTCCTGCCCACCGAACCCCTAGGGCTAGGGCAAGAACTCCTCATGCTGCTGCGCAGCCATCACCATTTCACCGGGCGGGATATCGATATTTGGGTAGACGGCATGGTCGCCGCCGGGTGTGATGCCTATCTAACGCTGATGCCCTACCTGCCCAGTACGGTGCAAAACTTCGCCCGCCACCAGCCCCTCTTTTGGGATACCCGCGTGCGTCCTAGGGTGCGGCGCTGGAGCCAGCGGGATGAGCATACGGGCGATGATGCCTGGTATCAAACGCCCTGCATTGTGATTACAGATGACGTTGAGCGGGTGCTGAGCAGCCCCCAAGCGGCCACCCAGCGCTGGCTATTGCTATTGACGGAACAACCAGGGCGATCGCCCCAGGATCTCTATCCATCGCTAATTGAGCATATGCCTTCCCAGTTCCAGTCCTTCATCCAATCGGGACAGTGGCTGGTCGACACCTATCTGCTCAGCGAACATTGCGACGGGCCGGGTACCGCCCAGCTCATCCACAACCTCCGCCCCCAGCATGTCATCTTCGTCCACGGAGCCCCCCAGTACCTCACAGACTTGACCGGGCTCGACGAACTGCAAAGCCGCTATCATCTCCACTGCCCCACGGCTAATTCTCTAGTGGAGCTGCCCATTGGCGAGATGTTCCATCAGCCAGCTCCCCCAGACATACGCTACGAAGGGGAACTGACCGAGCTGGAAACCATCATCATGGTGACGTTGCCAGAAAATATGACCCACGATCCTCGCTGGCAGCACCTAGCCGATACGGGCTTGGTCGAGGCGCGCTGGCAGGGAGATGAGTTGGTGTTGCGGGGCGTATCGCAGCGAGAACTGCTGAGCCAGGGCACGGAAGCTGCCGCCCTCAGCGGCTTAGAATGCTGCGAAAACTGTCGCTTCTTTCGTAAGCAGCGATGTTCTGGGCAGAATTCTCCCCTATTTGGCTTCAAGGTCACGCCGGAGGGCTACTGCCCTGCCTTCGAGCCGCGTAGCTAG